GGCCAAACTGCTCGGGTACGAGTTCTCTATTTTATACAAGGAGGGGAAACATAATCGCGCCGCAGACGCATTATCTCGGAGGGATGAGGATTGTCTCGAGCTCTCAGCGCTATCACGACCGACTTGGCCGGCCTGGTCTGATGTCCAGTCCACGCTATCGGCTGACCCACTGCTGTCCAAGATCAAGACCGAGCTGAAAGCAGGACGGCCGGCGGCACCGCACTACGAACTGATCCATGGAGTTCTATTTTATAAAGGCCGCATTGTGGTACCATCCCAGTCGTCGTGGATCCCTAAGCTGCTGGCAGAATTCCACCTAACGCCGAGCGGCGGTCATGCCGGAGCATATCGCACCTACAGACGCCTAGCTTCCAACGTATATTGGCCTGGGATGATGAAACACGTCATGAATTTTGTGGCAGCTTGCTCAACGTGCCAACGCCATAAATCTGACACGAAATCGCCGGCCGGACTTCTTGTACCCCTCCCGGTTCCAGAGCGGATTTGGGAAGACGTCAGTATGGATTTTCTCTCCGGACTCCCCAAGGCCGGCGGAATGGACTGCATTTTCGTGGTGGTGGACCGTTTGTCCAAATACGGCCATTTTATCGCTCTCCGCCACCCATTTTCTGCAAAACAGGTCGCCGCCCTGTTCACCAAAGAGGTGGTCCGCCTCCACGGTATCCCGAGGTCCATAGTCTCGGATCGAGACCCGGTTTTCCTTAGCTCCTTCTGGCGGGAGTTGTTTCGTGCAACGGGAACTAAACTAAAGATGAGCTCGGCATATCATCCCGAAACGGACGGCCAGACTGAGGTGCTAAATCGTTGTCTGCAAACATACCTGCGTTGCTTCTCATCGGACCGACCGAAGAACTGGAACCGTTGGCTTGCTTGGGCAGAATTTTGTTATAATACAAGTATGCACTCCGCATTAGGCACAACTCCTTTCGAGGTCGTCTATGGCCGACCACCGCCGACTCTCCACAACTACTTACCCGGCGAGATCCGTTCACAGGCCGTTGTTGACACTTTGCGTTCAAGGGACGACGCACTAGCCCACTTGAGGCACCATTTACTTCGTGCCCAGCAGCGCATGGCCGTCGCCGCTAACAAACATAGGAGGGATGTCGAATATAATGTTGGTGACTGGGTTTACTTGAAATTCAGGCCCTACAGACAGTCAACGCTGTTCACGTCCACTAATCGGAAGTTAGCTCCCCGTTATTTTGGTCCTTTCCAGGTGGAGGCGCGGATTGGAAAAGCAGCCTACCGTTTAAAACTTCCCACCGACTCCCGCATACACCCGGTGTTTCATGTTTCCCTCTTGAAGAGAGCCATTGGCGATGCGGTTCCGGAGCAGACTCTTCCGGAAGGCCTCATGGATGCTGACCCACCATTCTTGCCGGAAAGGGTCCTTGATCGACGTTCCACCTCAGGGGATGGACTGGCAGAAGAACAAGTCCTAATTAAGTGGGCGGGGCTGCCGGAGGACGAAGCCACGTGGATGAATGTAGCTGACGTGTGCGGCCAATTCCCCTATTTccgccttgaggacaaggctgtTTTGGCGGACGGGGCAGTTGTTACGGACAGGGAATGGAGGGTGTACACGCGGGGAAATCGAGAGGTTGTTTGGCCAACCGAAAAGGAGGATATGGAGGGAGAAGCTGGGCCAACCGAAATGGAGGATTTGGTGGAATGAAGTTGTTATAGCAGCTTGAAAATCTCGGCGGTCATTAGTCCACTTTTGTTATTTAGTTTCCTTTATTATAGTAACTTCTTGTTAAGCTAATCACCTATAAATTAGAGAGTCCTCTTAATGGTTGTGGCATCGAGGAAGATCAGTTTAGAGGGCGATTGATCGCAGGCCTCCTTTGTGAGGATTAGTCTTGTTACTCATTTCCTTTCCATTCATGTTATTCAATAAAGCCGAGAGTTGTTTCCAGAATTAATTATTGTTTCATTTGATTATTTTGTCAAACACATTGTGAGTTATCCTTTGGGGCATTTTGTCGAGCACTCCTCGTGCTCCTTACTGGCACCAGCCTTTACTCTATCACATCGTAATTATAACAAACACCAATCCAAATGAAACTCATTATGGAAAGCAGCAATGCCTGCAAATTAATTTTGCAAGAATCAATGtctagaaaattttagaaaggAGCAGAGCTGTTTTCTACAACTTGAATCTTGAAAATATTAGCTTTTCTTTAGGAAATAATTATGCAATAATTTAGGGCATCATTCCTCTTCAATTGAAGTTTGTCAAGGCTCTAATTtctttatttacattttttgtAAACATGTTCTAAAGTCATCTTTGTCTAACATTTTCGATGGTCGCAACCCGAATTATGCAATCATGATCTTGACCGTGTGAAAGCCAAGCTCCCTTTGTACATAAGAGCAAATGGAGCAATTGGGAATTTCCGATTTTCAACTTTTGTTTTTTACCTTGTTTTCAGAAATATTGGCCCTAACAAGGTCAATGCTTGTGGACGGAATACGGCTTCTCTAGGTGGAAGACTAGATGACTCCATCATGATCAAAGTTATCAAAATTTAGATGGATATGGAACTCAAGCATTATGCTAAAACTTCAACAGGCATATCGATGACAAGAAATTGTTTTGACTGGAGATTCATGATCCACAAGATAAATGTGATACTTTAGGGAGCTTGAATCTCAAAAATACAACTTGACCAAAGCAATATATTCCAAGAGTTTTAATATGTGTTGTGCAAGTTAAGTATCTATGAACCCCTCACTTAACCTGGGGCGAGTGTTggaaatattatatataaatcatGAGATAATATTAGAGATTGATATAAATCTACAATAGATAGGAAATATCCCACATATATCTATCTAGATTAGATCTCTCTTGTGTATTTCTCACCCTATATATCACTCGTAGATCATTCAATGATATATAGAAGCCATATACCAAGGTGTGTTTATATATTAGGAGTTGGCCAATCTGGATGAGTTGTTTACTTATATCATGCATCAGGTCCTTCATCGAAAGCATTGTGTTTTGTTGGGTACAGACACCATGGATTGAAGAAGTCATGGTTGTTGACTGGGCCACAAAGTGACCTTGAAGTTAGGTGACAATGGTGCCAAGCTTGGCAAGATCGGTATTGTTAGCCATGGAGGAGAGGTGAGGTCaagaaggaaaacaaaaaatgtAAGGCTTACCAGCATGAATGAGCAAGAAATTGGATTGAAAGATGTTTGATTAAGAAATTTTTGTAGCACTAGTGCACTACCATGAATTCAATACAGATAATAGGCAAGGATGcaaggaaagaagaaagaatCTGGTAGAAAAGTACTCTAAGGAGAGGAGAGAATGGCATGAGCTAAGATCTGACAATTAATGCCTATCACATGATTACCCCATCGTTATTTATAAATCAGTGAGAACAAATGTGTAACCAATACCCAGGTGTTAGTTAGGGACTTGGGGCGCACCGGATCGATCAGGTAAAAACCCAGACTTAAGATCCTTTCCTAATTGTGTAAGAAGTTGATTGCTCAGTCCAAATCCTAAACAATTAATTGCAAACCAACATAAACTAACACAAGGAAGGGCATTGCCATAGTAGACTAGTAGTAGTGGTTGGGTATTTATCTAAAAGTTTCTCCAGAAAGGTAAAATCTAAGGAGAAAGGTATCTGAGGGTAAATGTAGCTTACTATATGgcatgaaatttgaaattaaggTATCAATCAAACAAGTCACATTTTATTGGTAAGGGATTCGAAGGGGGGGACCTCGTAATTACGCACAAAGCTCCCGTCTTCAGAGAGCTTGAGGTATGATCCTAGATGACCTGAAACGTAAACTAAATCGTGTAGCTTAAGATGCTGGACAGAGAGTTGCGCCATTTCCCTCCGAAATTTAAGCAGTATCCTCCTGTTAAATGTTAATCAATCAATGTTTTCATACGAATTGAAATAGATATGACGAAATTAAGCATCTACTCACACTAAATCGCGGTGGGGCGCTCTTCTAACATTTAGGAAAGCGTAGACGCCGAATTGGGCAGTGGCGCTGCTGCAAGGTTTGATATGATAATCAATCTCACCAATCAAACTGACAAAGTTGTACAGAGATTGTTGGTAGCGGACAGTGGAGGGTCGCTGGAGCTTGAGGGCACGTAGGTAAACGGATTCTGAGTTTGAGGAGAAGACGCGGGCAGAGATGAAGTCTGTGCGCTTCAATTGGAGAGGAACAAACTTAGCACCCATCAATTCATATTTAGGTTTCGGATTGTTTTTAGAGTACAACTGCTTTTTTGTCCAAAACATATGGTCAAATTACGAATTTTATCCATAACATTCATTTTCAGGTTTTCGGGTCCATAACATACGAAAAGCGCTCTCGGTTAGGTCCTTTTTGGACGGCTTTGTTAAAATACGCAAGTCAACCGTTACTTAGCAAAAGTTTgactaaattaaacaaaaaactaGATTATTAGTGACTAAATAATTtgctaattattttcttaaaaaacaccaattatctttttttcttaaaaaacactaatatttattaattgtattaaaaaatataaaacactAACATTTTGTTCTTGTATTACTCTTACTCTCTTTCTTCCCCACACAATCAGCGAAGAACCCTAATTCTTCGTCTGGTTTCCCCCATCCCTGCAACACACCGACAAACCGTTTGAAATGCATCGGTCGACTTCCAGCGGCAATTCCGGCGACAACGGCGGTTGGCGCGACCTTCGATTTAGGACCCTGCGCTGCTTTTGTAAGGAGGTAGCGGCACTCCAAATCGTCAGTAGCGACATTAATCAAGGCGGAGCCTCTTCTTCGTCAACCTCAGTTGTTGCTTCTGATTTAGGGTTGGTTTTAGCAGAAATTAATGAAAACATTGAGGCTGTAGAGTTGATGTTGGACGAAATTAAAGCAGAAATGAAGGCAAAATTGGAGAAATTAGTGTATGTTGTTGTATATGCTCTATGTTTTGTAGTTATTGTTGGGTTATTTTGTATGATGAATTAATTTCATGAAAATCCTAGTTTTgtctaaattttgtattttgagtTCGATGCATTTGCGAGCTAGCTtgcttgcttcttcttctttggcatTCGAACATGTTCTTGTTCGAAATTGGGTTTGGAATTTGGGGCATAAATATGCAAAAAATATACATGCGAAAGCCATCCTTCATATTCATAAAGTACTTCAAACTGGTCCTAAACAAACGTTACGCTACTTGCAGTTGGTTGCATCTTCACATACCGTTTTGTctgaattttgtattttgagtTCGATGCATTTTTGAGCTAGCTTGCTTGCTTGCTTCTTCTTTGGCATTCGAACATGTTCTTGTTCGAAATTAATTTGGGGCATAAATATGCAAAAAATATACATGCGAAAGCCATCCTTCATATTCATAAAGTACTTCAAACTGGTCCTAAACAAACGTTACGTTACTTGCAACTGGTTGCATCTTCACAtaccaaaacaaaacaacactCAAATCCAAAAACCAACAATCCAGCAACAGGCAAGAAAACCAGCAAGTATTCATTGTATATGTTACATGACAAAAAACCGATCACACTAAATCAAtctgttttcttcatcaatCTGTTTTCTTTTGTCCTTTCTTCTTCCGAGTGAGTGAGGATGAACCACGTTTTTTGTTGAGAGGGTTAGAGGACTAGGCACCGCCTTCGGGAAGCATGTTCGCGATCGTACTTTGACAACGTGCCCTATTGTGTCCCGGCTGGCGGCACAAACTGCACTTTGGTAGTTCCTCGGCACGATTCCACTTCTTTCTCACAGTTGGCTCTACAAAACAATAACCAATGAATCAAACTAATTTTGTGAACAGATTATAgcacaacaaataaaaaactCAGAATTCAAGAAGAGTCAATGTTAGTGAAATACCATTAGGCGCATCGGCAGCATCAGTGGCTTGGGGACATCTCCTCTTGTTGTGTCCTTTTTCACCACAAAGACATCCTTGGCCACAGGTAGAAGTACTCCAAACCACTAACATCTACCCCCCGTGTCTCCAGAGCATCATCAACCTCCAGTTTTGACCACTTGTCCATATCGCATTTATGAATGTAATAACACTCACCATTTACATACCGCTTTCCACCCCCTTCCAATGTCTCCATAACACCATTGTAGTGGATCCTTGTAGTGAATGTATCATCTGTAAGCAAAGGTGTCAACTATAAGTaaacaataaaaacataaagtgGTCCAACATTTATACACAACAAACCCTATTAGTCCAACACATATCAAGACAAAAAAATTCATCCCTGTCGTCTGGTTTCCCTACAACCAGACCATCTACTTGTTTTCCCCACCACCAATTCAATCTATATTCGGTGGGACCACACTTACATACATATTCTATGGGACCACAATTCAATCTATTCCAATTATTGCAAACCCTAGTTTTTTACATGCAACGAATAACTCATATGCTCAGTTCGAAACTAACCTTCTCGAAGTGGATTTCGAGGGCGTGGAACTAGAATTTCAAATGGCGGCTTATCTCTGAGGATTTCAACTGGCGAACTCAAATTGAatttcgaagaagaagaagcgcCTTCTCATTCGGAGGAAGTGGCGGCTTAAGAGAAACTGAGCGGTCGAGTCTCATCTTCGTCCTCCTCTCTACTTTGGGAAAATCGGCGTCAGTCGGAGGTCGTCGGTCAGCCTTCGAAGAATTAGGGGACATAGACCCGTCGTTACCGGAATGTAGCTCCACTTCGACTTCCGCGACGTGGCTAAGGTTCGACGAGGTCAATCCACCTTCGGGACTAGGGTTAGCTACACACGAACCATGACCCTTCTCGCCTTCATTCTCAGGTTCAGGTGGGTTTCGCGACGGCGATTCCCAACTCATGGATGGACAATGGTATATCACCTCGAATCGCCTGAAGATCGCCTAAGAGTTGGAATGTATCGCCCTAAAAGTGAGAACGACGCTTTGCCTTCTTCTTTTGAAAATGAGAGTTGAAGGCAGAAAATTggtttttaagaaaaaaagataattggtgttttttaagaaaataattagcaAATTATTTAGTCACTAATAATCtagttttttgtttaatttagtcAAACTTTTGCTAGTAACGGTTGACTTGCGTATTTTAACGGATCCATCCAAAAAGGACCTAACCGAGAGCGATTTTCGTATGTTATGGACCCGAAAACCTGAAAATGAATATGGACAAAATTCGTAATTTGACcatatgttttggaccaaaatggAGTTGTACTCTTGTTTTTATATACACTTATTTTTGGAAatcaattttcaatattttatgattgtttcttctcaatttttattttgtatctaaatatacagattttaagtttttaatatttttctttcaaTATATAAAGGAAGTAAtataatcaaatacaaactctaaatattatataaactccaatatatgagtttgcattttatcactaccctatataacATCATTTTTATCTTTCAAATTGAATTTAGTTAGAATGAtgattgtttttatatttatatactaataCTTTTTTAATGATTAATGATTATGTACTTATAATATAACCCAACTGTCTTAGTAGtctataaattataatataaactaaaaaataattaaaagattttagCACATTATATTAGTTTGTTTATTGGTTATTCCATGTTATAGATGTTACGTAAACACAAAGTATATAATGAACTTGATTCTTTGTTATAATGTTACATATTTTTGGAATCTTTAATGACACAAGTCATTTTTACTGACAAATGACAATCTTAGAATATCTCAACAAACTGAAATTTTATATAACTTTCtccattaaaattatttttcacaaaTCATATATCAAGTTAAAGGTAATTTATAAGGATTTTAAAGAAATCTCAATTCCATATATTTGCACGAATAAATTTTCAcgaaaaaatatactccctctgtcccacaataagagtcacactttgtcattttggtccgtcccataataagagtcacgcTTCATCTTTATCATAAAAGGCAAGTAGGTTCCACGttctactaactcacttcactcacattttattataaaaccaatataaaaaaatgagtctcatattccactaaatttttcacatcattctttatatttcttaaaatccgttaCCACAATAAGAtcgactcctattgtgggatggagggagtaatttgtACCTATTTATGCTAACGTGCGGTATATGTCTCTTCATTTCAATGTTACAATGTCACAGTTCAATATCTAGAATGACATACGTTCAATGTATATAAtgtcaaaaaaatatattctctcTGTCCACAGAAGTATGCACTTTTgttggacacgagttttaatgcataattagtaaagtatgagagatatagaaaaaaaagtaattaaagtattgttagtggagaataagTCTCACCTCAATATAGAGAaaatagttttcaaaattagttagtgcatattcttgtggacgaaccaaaaaggaaagaataCATACTCTTATAGGATAGAAGAATTAatatataagtatatttttgATTTTGTAGTGATGAAACTGACAATTGTTTTATTTCAATAATTCGCATATAATGAAGGTTGTTGCAGTGATATAATGATCTAAATGCAAAGTATACAATGCCGGAATCAATAAAATCTACATTATCCATTTTTTAATCTAGTGGACTATGTTTGGTCTTAATTATGCATTTAAGGTGGTATAAGCCAGGTGCAATATATACAATGACATGAGTGCAATGTGTACAATGCCAAAAAAAGTTATTCATCCAACCGGTCATGCGAACGTttcttttagagcatccacatccgtgctcttgctaacgagcacagatgtgggcccggccccactttttctacctgctcttagacaagagcacaacacccacatccgtgctttTCCGCAAGGatgagcacaagggtcccaccattccattactcaatttaaataaaaacatttccacaaaattaaaatgcattaaaaatacccgtaataatattacaaaatacattaaaaattaaaaattacataattaaaatcctaaaaaataaaaattacataattaaaatcttaaaaattaaaaattacataattaaacacctaaaaattaaaaattacataattaaattcataaaattaaaaaacccactactcgtggccgaatttcgcccacatgtgtttgattaggtcttcttgtagctcaacgtgggttcgggtatcacgcattgtgtgtcttgtttcgatcctctcacccaccgacgtatgcacacctcggcgtggggaaGACCTCATCgtaatgagagatgatttgatgtgaaaaatggataatgattgtgtgtgtttattatagatgattttggggaaaatataaaaaaattcaaaaaatacagaaaaatgggaaaaacggccaatttttttgggattgtgattttttttggtattattttttatttaaaaaaatgattttccaacggatatgccgttggccaatcagaacgtgccatgtcgcctgctcgctggcacggacgtgctcgatgcatcgagcagcgccgtaccaacggcgcgagcgcagcggctgacagcgtctccgtgccgctggcacggacggacggacgactgcatgctcgccgatgtggatgctcttaggcacAAGATTAAAGAAATAATGTTTAAAGGGTTAAGTGAAAACAATAAAGTACAGGATAAAGTAGATGCGTatggagaaaaataaaataaaataagagtaattaatttatatgttgtcaaaaaggaaaatgactcactTTAGATGGATATAGAAAAATTCATTAGTAAAATACTTCCCAAGTAACAATATAATTTGGTATACACCACCAATAAATATTTGATAagtgaaaatataaaatcttACTTCCATCTAGATATGTACACTATGGAAACATACCAACTACAATGATAcgttataattataaattatgtagcactctctccgtcccacagaagatgactcactttcctttttggtttgtcccaatcaaaatgactcattactaaaaatagaaacacttttatctctattttattcctcatctctctccacttcacacacataataaaatttcataaatttccGTGCCGCCCAAAGAAGGGGTCACTTCCTTGAGACctagggagtataattttgtttaCACCTTCTATATATGTTAGATACATCATATGTACacccataagagcatccacaatggcggacgtcaatgCGGAATTCCCACGGACGTGCCGAAATTCCGTGGTGGACTTCCGTCGTTGTGCATACCGGGCGCGGATACGAAATTTCGAGgaggacgtcgcaggtccgcggAGTTTAGCGGAATTCCGCACAGAATTCCGtcctgacgtccgccattgcgtggaCTGTCACGGAATTCCCGTGtgttgcattaaatgtttttttattttctataaatacatcccgttgaacttcatttcattcacaccacttgttttaacgagtatctctctctctaaatacctTTCTTTCGAATCaccaatggagcaccacgatagcgattcTTCTCCCGCCTCGAGCGATTCATCGGCGCCGCATTTTCCCATCGGCAGAAGTACGCAATTTTCCCAGTCGATGTCCCAAATTCCGGGGATGCTGCACCAATCTCAAATGCCATCGGGCATGATGcggggtactacaacatgtacccacagtggtatgggatgatgctCCAGATGCCGGGGGTGATGCCCCagatggcggggatgatgccccagatggcGGGGATGATGATGCCCGAGTGAAGGGGGctggtagcggaagcgtgcgttcacaacgaatcacatgaatttgaactatttagcagattatttagacaaaatctattcgcgtaattgtcacatgtatcatgctcataacttgaattaaaacatgctttagcacataaaattcctaaaacatgcttactacggaattagccaatttaccttgttgattcaatcaagaatcgatgatggcttgctccgtctccacgttaagatcttcaatacaagacctcggatcttctgactggtgtcccggactatacgctgatatttgtgtgggcaaatctcaccaacgtactaggactcgaataatggaagacagaaactgctcacagAGGAAGCACAATTTTCGAGATAtctctttagagggggggacgaaaattttgacaATAATTGTTGtatttttctgtctcctttattctcctatttatattaagtcacacattgggcccagtcagggatctaaggaagaatttggaacaggcctcacccaattagctttttactaattaaattgaacccacaatttaatataagcttatattggaatattacgagcagccactacagaagtaatattgcactgccttccaaatccgaaattacaagtattccgggtttcctttaattgcatttgatttatttcccgcgcttaagatagaaacatccattaattaattaatgtctgctatagacttaattaattaacatatttcgaattccaagagtggacttagcaagaaactcttatttattattcatagagtaatcaaactccaactagctaggttccgaataataaaacctcgtttcgagctcctcttttggatgttatcaaacgagactctcctcgcgcacgtttcaacataatagcaatcctagcacctctagataatgatcaccactacccaatatacctggatcgttgggttacgaaaaacccgcacatttgtaagtcaaagtagtggatcctcaatatcgtatgcacaatgctaacgtacattgattaagaaattaattttcaagacctcgtctttcagtagatagcataaagactcg
This genomic interval from Salvia splendens isolate huo1 chromosome 13, SspV2, whole genome shotgun sequence contains the following:
- the LOC121761706 gene encoding protein OSB1, mitochondrial-like, translating into MGAKFVPLQLKRTDFISARVFSSNSESVYLRALKLQRPSTVRYQQSLYNFVSLIGEIDYHIKPCSSATAQFGVYAFLNVRRAPHRDLVRILLKFRREMAQLSVQHLKLHDLVYVSGHLGSYLKLSEDGSFVRNYEVDVKEMNFVAQNVPELACQNLVKLEPKVSLEDMMQKRRNRLYLWQVFFANPSEWWDNRNSKMKGRAPDFRHKDTGEALWINDNDPPWINQQLQLHDSRSTQRRYRPDRGLVSLVPFGL